The following are from one region of the Azospirillum sp. B510 genome:
- a CDS encoding rod-binding protein, translated as MDIAATPLRSTAATSPAPAIPGNAIPGTAIPSPAAADKAAKEFEAMLVGQLMESMFAGMRESPLFGGGGPAEKPWRSMMLQEYGKAIAQSGTLGIGRMVHDEIARLYAAQAATRMERGA; from the coding sequence ATGGACATCGCCGCGACACCCCTCCGTTCCACGGCCGCCACCAGCCCGGCGCCGGCCATTCCCGGTAACGCCATCCCCGGCACCGCCATTCCAAGCCCGGCCGCCGCCGACAAGGCGGCGAAGGAGTTCGAGGCGATGCTGGTCGGCCAGCTGATGGAAAGCATGTTCGCGGGCATGCGCGAAAGCCCGCTGTTCGGCGGCGGCGGGCCGGCGGAAAAGCCATGGCGCAGCATGATGTTGCAGGAATATGGCAAGGCCATCGCCCAGTCCGGCACGCTGGGCATCGGCCGGATGGTGCATGACGAGATCGCCCGCCTTTACGCCGCCCAGGCGGCCACGCGCATGGAGCGGGGAGCATGA
- a CDS encoding flagellar basal body P-ring protein FlgI yields MSPGIQAPVPRRLRPARSRVPARVAGLLLALAAALALPPAPAAAQTRVKDLVTFDGVRRNQLVGYGLVVGLNGTGDRLINTPFTEQSLKGMMERLGINTRGETLRTRNAAAVMVTASLPPFPRQGTNVDVTVSALGDATSLLGGTLVVTPLLGADGEAYAVAQGPLSVSGYTAGGAAATVTKGVPTTARIANGATVERELKFALNDVGAVRMALRNPDFTTAIRIADAVNSRLGAGNARVVDLTTVDVRITGSYVGNVSRLIGEIEQLPVRPDAIARVVVDERSGTIVIGDDVRVSRVAITQGNLTVRVVETPQVSQPQPFSNGSTVVVPRTDVQVQEGNGRQFVTVGGNVSLQQLVNGLNALGVGPRDMVAILQAIKAAGALHADLEII; encoded by the coding sequence ATGAGCCCCGGCATCCAGGCCCCCGTTCCGCGCCGGCTCCGGCCCGCCCGCAGCCGCGTTCCCGCGCGGGTCGCCGGATTGCTGCTGGCGCTCGCCGCGGCATTGGCGCTCCCGCCCGCCCCGGCGGCGGCGCAGACGCGGGTCAAGGATCTGGTCACCTTCGACGGGGTCCGCCGCAACCAGCTGGTCGGCTACGGCCTGGTGGTCGGGCTGAACGGTACCGGCGACCGGCTGATCAACACACCCTTCACCGAACAGAGCCTGAAGGGGATGATGGAGCGGCTGGGCATCAACACCCGCGGCGAGACGCTGCGCACCCGCAATGCCGCGGCGGTGATGGTGACGGCCAGCCTGCCGCCCTTTCCACGCCAGGGCACCAATGTGGACGTCACCGTCTCGGCGCTGGGCGACGCCACCAGCCTGCTGGGCGGCACGCTGGTGGTGACGCCGCTGCTGGGCGCGGATGGCGAGGCCTATGCGGTGGCCCAGGGGCCGCTGTCGGTCAGCGGCTACACCGCCGGCGGCGCCGCGGCGACGGTGACCAAGGGGGTTCCGACCACCGCCCGCATCGCCAACGGCGCCACGGTGGAGCGCGAGCTGAAATTCGCGCTGAACGACGTCGGCGCGGTGCGCATGGCCCTGCGCAACCCCGACTTCACCACGGCGATCCGCATCGCCGACGCGGTGAATAGTCGTCTCGGCGCCGGCAATGCCCGGGTGGTCGACCTGACCACCGTCGATGTGCGGATCACCGGCTCCTATGTCGGCAACGTTTCCCGCCTGATCGGCGAGATCGAACAGCTGCCGGTCCGCCCCGACGCCATCGCCCGCGTGGTGGTGGACGAGCGCAGCGGCACCATCGTCATCGGCGACGACGTGCGGGTCAGCCGCGTCGCCATCACCCAGGGCAACCTGACCGTCCGCGTCGTCGAGACGCCGCAGGTGTCGCAGCCGCAACCCTTCAGCAACGGCTCCACCGTGGTGGTGCCGCGCACCGACGTGCAGGTGCAGGAGGGCAACGGCCGGCAATTCGTGACCGTCGGCGGCAATGTCAGCCTGCAACAGCTGGTCAACGGGCTGAACGCGCTGGGGGTGGGGCCGCGCGACATGGTCGCCATCCTCCAGGCGATCAAGGCCGCCGGCGCCCTGCACGCCGATCTGGAAATCATCTGA
- a CDS encoding flagellin has translation MLYNALSTLGMSRTLQSTMTRQQLDLTRANEEVATGIHADVAATIGAGTGRDIALRNLFDRTDEYVKTTDLLDGRMKMMDSAMTSILTSGTDLLAAASTGLGQQSPTGSSLQIRARGVLDQVVGLLNASAGNVYLFAGTALDQPPMRNVDGDKSGLRAPMQIVRDAIQSATGGPAMPTTAAETAAVVARLDDLFAVRDPATPAPAPLTDTFEGGFYTGTTALQPGGTASPRVSGQPADSAAIAYGVQANDPMMRQMLEGIYMLAAVDSSKMDVDAYPDYIKTAVDKLSGGLGKLREATAQLGIQRAQVATLAEQHKTQKSILSLQIDTLEGVDPYEASTRITQLEAQIDATSSATARIAKLRLTNYL, from the coding sequence ATGCTGTACAATGCCCTGTCCACGTTGGGGATGAGCCGGACGCTGCAAAGCACCATGACCCGGCAGCAGCTCGATCTCACCCGCGCCAACGAGGAGGTGGCGACCGGAATCCATGCCGACGTCGCCGCCACCATCGGCGCCGGCACCGGCCGCGACATAGCACTGCGCAACCTGTTCGACCGCACCGACGAGTATGTGAAGACCACCGACCTGCTCGACGGCCGGATGAAGATGATGGACAGCGCGATGACCAGCATCCTCACCTCCGGCACCGATCTGCTGGCCGCCGCCTCCACCGGGCTGGGGCAGCAGTCGCCGACCGGCAGCTCGCTTCAGATCCGGGCGCGCGGCGTGCTGGATCAGGTGGTCGGGCTGCTGAACGCCTCGGCCGGCAACGTCTACCTCTTCGCCGGCACCGCGCTGGACCAGCCGCCGATGCGCAACGTCGATGGCGACAAGTCGGGCCTGCGCGCGCCGATGCAGATCGTCCGCGACGCCATCCAGTCGGCCACCGGCGGCCCGGCGATGCCGACCACGGCGGCGGAGACCGCGGCGGTCGTCGCCCGGCTCGACGATCTGTTCGCCGTGCGCGATCCGGCGACGCCGGCGCCCGCCCCGCTGACCGATACCTTCGAAGGCGGCTTCTACACCGGCACCACGGCGCTCCAGCCCGGCGGCACCGCATCGCCGCGGGTCAGCGGCCAGCCGGCGGACTCCGCCGCCATCGCCTATGGCGTGCAGGCCAACGACCCGATGATGCGGCAGATGCTGGAAGGCATCTACATGCTGGCGGCGGTCGACAGCTCGAAGATGGATGTCGACGCCTATCCCGACTACATCAAAACGGCGGTGGACAAGCTGTCCGGCGGCCTCGGCAAGCTGCGGGAGGCGACGGCCCAGCTCGGCATCCAGCGCGCCCAGGTGGCGACGCTCGCCGAACAGCACAAGACGCAGAAATCGATCCTCAGCCTCCAGATCGACACGCTGGAAGGCGTCGATCCCTACGAGGCAAGCACGCGGATCACCCAGCTGGAGGCGCAGATCGACGCCACCTCCAGCGCCACCGCGCGCATCGCCAAGCTGCGCCTGACCAACTACCTCTAG
- the flgK gene encoding flagellar hook-associated protein FlgK encodes MSVQLALTAALSGLRTTQQQAAMLSHNLANATTAGYVRRELDLSAVTTAGRGAGVRVDAVARKVDELLIRDARFETSRYTGQQARASALADYALVLGQPQDEKSVSTQLSKLQQAFSRLHDMPNDDAARNAVVSQASALADGLNRNAQAAQTVLADAKDRLQTSVDAVNGSLQRVSELNGRIATLETRGGDAGDLRDERDRLLDQVSQEIGIRTYSREDGQMVVMTRNGQTLLDHPLAPGEQPLTLVGGEVTANGVALSAKPDSEIQSGRIMGYVQTIKQDMPRALAQLDELAAGLVQGFQGAEADPTKPGLFTDAGAAYGATAGLASRIAVNGVVKTESWRIQSGVQAAAALKPGDQTQIEKFQAVFTAARGFTATDMPASATLGSYATAMVSAQQGYRTGAESEMNARKISADTLESARINRDGVNIDDEMQKLLLIEQSYGASAQVVQVAGRMIDVLLQIKG; translated from the coding sequence ATGAGCGTTCAACTCGCCCTCACCGCCGCGCTGTCCGGCCTGCGCACGACGCAGCAGCAGGCGGCGATGCTGTCCCACAACCTCGCCAACGCCACCACCGCCGGCTATGTGCGGCGCGAGCTGGATCTGAGCGCGGTCACCACCGCCGGCCGCGGCGCCGGGGTCCGGGTGGACGCGGTCGCCCGCAAGGTCGACGAGCTGCTGATCCGCGACGCCCGCTTCGAGACCAGCCGCTACACCGGCCAGCAGGCGCGGGCGTCGGCGCTGGCCGACTATGCGCTGGTGCTGGGGCAGCCGCAGGACGAGAAATCGGTCTCGACCCAACTGTCGAAGTTGCAGCAGGCCTTCTCCCGCCTGCATGACATGCCCAACGACGATGCCGCCCGCAACGCCGTGGTGTCGCAGGCGTCGGCCCTGGCGGACGGGCTGAACCGCAACGCGCAGGCGGCGCAAACGGTGCTGGCCGACGCGAAGGACCGGTTGCAGACCTCCGTCGATGCGGTGAACGGCTCGCTCCAGCGCGTCAGCGAGCTGAATGGCCGGATCGCGACGCTGGAGACGCGCGGCGGCGATGCCGGCGACCTGCGCGACGAGCGCGACCGTCTGCTCGATCAGGTCTCGCAGGAGATCGGCATCCGCACCTACAGCCGCGAGGACGGCCAGATGGTGGTGATGACCCGCAACGGCCAGACCCTGCTCGACCACCCGCTGGCGCCGGGCGAACAGCCGCTGACGCTGGTCGGCGGCGAGGTGACGGCCAACGGCGTCGCCCTGTCGGCCAAGCCCGACAGCGAGATCCAGAGCGGCCGCATCATGGGCTATGTCCAGACCATCAAACAGGACATGCCCCGCGCGCTGGCCCAGCTGGACGAGTTGGCCGCCGGTCTGGTCCAGGGCTTCCAGGGGGCGGAGGCCGATCCGACCAAGCCCGGCCTGTTCACCGATGCCGGTGCGGCCTATGGCGCCACCGCCGGGCTGGCCTCGCGCATCGCCGTCAACGGCGTGGTGAAGACGGAAAGCTGGCGAATCCAGAGCGGCGTGCAGGCGGCCGCCGCGCTGAAGCCGGGCGACCAGACGCAGATCGAAAAGTTCCAGGCCGTCTTCACCGCCGCCCGCGGCTTCACCGCCACCGACATGCCGGCTTCGGCGACGCTCGGCAGCTACGCCACCGCCATGGTGTCGGCCCAGCAGGGCTACCGCACCGGTGCGGAGTCGGAGATGAACGCGCGCAAGATCAGCGCCGACACGCTGGAAAGCGCCCGCATCAACCGCGACGGCGTCAACATCGACGACGAGATGCAGAAACTGCTGCTGATCGAGCAGAGCTATGGCGCCAGCGCCCAGGTGGTGCAGGTCGCCGGCCGCATGATCGACGTCCTGCTCCAGATCAAGGGGTAA